One Nocardioides luti DNA window includes the following coding sequences:
- a CDS encoding DUF554 domain-containing protein, with protein sequence MIPGIGTLVNVATVLVGATIGVLLGNRLPVRTRDVVTDALGLVTLLIAGTSAVAVLDPDLSRAVGSSAPMLVVLGSLLIGGIVGSLLRLEQRVESLGGWLQRRLSGDTGSVERHRFIEGFVTASLLFCTGPLTILGSLNDGLGNGADQLFLKAVLDGFAAIAFAASFGWGVAASAVTVVVVQGSLTVAGFFLGDVLPDPHLAALTATGGLLLVGVALRLLRIREIPVADLLPALVVAPLLVQFAAAIH encoded by the coding sequence TTGATCCCCGGAATCGGCACCCTGGTGAACGTCGCCACGGTCCTCGTGGGCGCGACGATCGGGGTCCTCCTCGGGAACCGGCTGCCCGTCCGCACCCGCGACGTCGTCACCGACGCGCTGGGCCTCGTCACGCTGCTGATCGCCGGCACGTCCGCGGTCGCCGTACTCGATCCCGACCTGTCGCGCGCGGTCGGGAGCAGCGCCCCGATGCTCGTCGTGCTGGGCTCGCTGCTCATCGGCGGGATCGTCGGCTCGCTGCTGCGGCTGGAGCAGCGGGTGGAGAGCCTCGGTGGCTGGCTGCAGCGCCGTCTGTCCGGCGACACCGGCTCGGTGGAGCGGCACCGCTTCATCGAGGGCTTCGTGACCGCCTCGCTGCTCTTCTGCACCGGTCCCCTGACGATCCTCGGCTCGCTCAACGACGGGCTGGGCAACGGCGCTGACCAGCTGTTCCTCAAGGCCGTGCTCGACGGGTTCGCTGCCATCGCCTTCGCCGCGTCCTTCGGTTGGGGCGTCGCGGCCAGCGCGGTGACGGTGGTCGTGGTCCAGGGCAGCCTCACGGTGGCCGGCTTCTTCCTCGGCGACGTGCTGCCCGACCCGCACCTGGCCGCGCTCACCGCGACCGGCGGGCTGCTGCTCGTGGGCGTCGCGCTGCGCCTGCTCCGGATCCGGGAGATCCCCGTCGCGGACCTGCTGCCGGCCCTGGTCGTCGCGCCCCTCCTGGTGCAGTTCGCGGCTGCGATTCATTGA
- a CDS encoding GNAT family N-acetyltransferase: MNRSLVSLRSALPSDAPDLAVLWSDVLRRADHDEQVADLVQIIEAAASSPVERLVVAEYDGEVAGAVHLRISTLSPLNLDQTVQAISPHVFPQFRRKGVGRALMDAAVCFAEEEGIGCVATAAASASRDANRFMARLALGPQAVLRVASTHAVRSKLTAQSPAAHRTSGRQLTQVLAARRSMRRSQAPTAG; this comes from the coding sequence ATGAACCGATCGCTGGTGTCCCTGCGCAGCGCGCTGCCCTCCGACGCCCCCGACCTCGCGGTGCTGTGGTCCGACGTGCTGCGGCGCGCCGACCACGACGAGCAGGTCGCCGACCTGGTGCAGATCATCGAGGCGGCCGCGTCGTCGCCCGTGGAGCGGCTCGTGGTCGCGGAGTACGACGGCGAGGTCGCCGGTGCCGTGCACCTGCGGATCTCCACGCTGAGCCCGCTCAACCTCGACCAGACCGTGCAGGCGATCTCGCCCCACGTCTTCCCGCAGTTCCGCCGCAAGGGCGTGGGCCGCGCGCTCATGGACGCCGCGGTCTGCTTCGCCGAGGAGGAGGGCATCGGCTGCGTCGCCACGGCGGCCGCGTCGGCCTCGCGCGACGCCAACCGCTTCATGGCCCGGCTCGCGCTCGGCCCGCAGGCGGTGCTCCGGGTCGCCAGCACCCACGCGGTGCGCTCCAAGCTCACCGCCCAGAGCCCGGCCGCCCACCGCACCAGCGGTCGTCAGCTGACCCAGGTGCTCGCCGCGCGCCGCTCGATGCGGCGCTCGCAGGCCCCGACCGCCGGCTGA
- a CDS encoding ABC transporter ATP-binding protein yields the protein MTVQPQTQKPQTQQAVVEAKDVVAGYLPGVNILNGCSLVAYPGEMIGIIGPNGAGKSTLLKAMFGLVKVHSGSVMLGDREITNLRTNQLVEMGVGFVPQTNNVFPSLSIEENLRMGLFLRPKKVGERLAAMWDLFPVLHDRRNQSAGALSGGERQSLAMARALMMEPSVLLLDEPSAGLSPVRQDETFLRTRRINKTGVCVVMVEQNARRCLQICDRGYVLDQGRDAYTGTGRELANDPKVIELYLGTLAEDVDAERDGEAPPAH from the coding sequence ATGACCGTCCAGCCCCAGACCCAGAAGCCGCAGACCCAGCAGGCCGTCGTCGAGGCCAAGGACGTCGTCGCGGGCTACCTGCCCGGCGTCAACATCCTCAACGGCTGCAGCCTGGTCGCCTACCCGGGCGAGATGATCGGCATCATCGGGCCGAACGGCGCCGGCAAGTCCACCCTGCTCAAGGCCATGTTCGGCCTGGTCAAGGTGCACTCCGGCTCCGTGATGCTCGGTGACCGCGAGATCACCAACCTGCGCACCAACCAGCTCGTGGAGATGGGCGTCGGGTTCGTCCCGCAGACCAACAACGTCTTCCCGTCGCTGAGCATCGAGGAGAACCTCCGGATGGGGCTGTTCCTGCGCCCCAAGAAGGTCGGTGAGCGGCTCGCCGCCATGTGGGACCTCTTCCCGGTCCTCCACGACCGCCGCAACCAGAGCGCCGGCGCCCTCTCCGGCGGTGAGCGCCAGTCGCTCGCCATGGCCCGGGCCCTGATGATGGAGCCGTCGGTCCTGCTCCTCGACGAGCCCTCCGCCGGTCTCTCCCCGGTCCGCCAGGACGAGACCTTCCTCCGCACCCGCCGGATCAACAAGACCGGCGTCTGCGTCGTCATGGTCGAGCAGAACGCCCGCCGCTGCCTGCAGATCTGCGACCGCGGCTACGTCCTCGACCAGGGCCGGGACGCCTACACCGGCACCGGCCGCGAGCTCGCCAACGACCCCAAGGTCATCGAGCTCTACCTCGGCACCCTCGCCGAGGACGTCGACGCCGAGCGCGACGGAGAAGCCCCGCCCGCGCACTGA
- a CDS encoding hotdog fold thioesterase, with protein sequence MSDESGAGMSVEDYIASMPQGMGGLNEKMGIELTEISAERVVGTMPVEGNTQPYGLLHGGASVVLAETLGSVGSAVHAHPDRLSVGIEINATHHRSATTGTVTGVATAIHLGRTMATYDVVITDERGKRVCTSRITCALLPRERFAD encoded by the coding sequence ATGAGCGACGAATCGGGAGCCGGCATGTCCGTCGAGGACTACATCGCGTCGATGCCGCAGGGCATGGGCGGGTTGAACGAGAAGATGGGCATCGAGCTCACCGAGATCTCCGCGGAGCGGGTCGTCGGGACGATGCCGGTCGAGGGCAACACCCAGCCCTACGGGCTGCTCCACGGCGGCGCCTCGGTGGTGCTCGCCGAGACCCTCGGCTCGGTCGGCTCGGCGGTGCACGCCCACCCGGACCGGCTCTCGGTCGGCATCGAGATCAACGCCACGCACCACCGCTCCGCGACGACCGGCACGGTCACCGGCGTGGCGACCGCGATCCACCTGGGCCGCACGATGGCGACGTACGACGTGGTGATCACCGACGAGCGCGGCAAGCGCGTCTGCACCTCGCGCATCACGTGCGCGCTGCTCCCCCGCGAGCGCTTCGCCGACTGA
- a CDS encoding branched-chain amino acid ABC transporter permease, with protein MDTLQTILSAMLREAISPQTAAVAIAAIGLNIHFGFTGLLNIGQSGFMLLGAYGFAISVGHGIPLVVAVLIGFAAALVFALVLGAPTLKLRGDYLAIVTISAAEIIRYVGRSSLLTDFTGAAQGLQGKSYRDPFTNLSFFGSGNLTLSEFNYLDVANGSAGLRVVLWLVALGLITLAVLIARKGWIANRTVRRASIVATVLLFVFLVFFLFPANYQNTGVSGWWVRFVAWVLVGISLLVVFLLVRSPWGRLLRGIREDEDAIRSLGKNVFAIKMQALVIGGLFGALGGMLYVLPSSVQPDSMGRSLTFFCYTALLIGGAATIFGPVLGAVIFYSARIMIKGIANGYVPDSIMNGQQTEQFSFIVVGVALMLIVIFRPQGILGDKRELRFNV; from the coding sequence ATGGACACCCTTCAGACCATCCTCAGCGCGATGCTGCGCGAGGCCATCTCCCCGCAGACGGCCGCCGTGGCGATCGCCGCGATCGGGCTCAACATCCACTTCGGCTTCACCGGCCTGCTCAACATCGGCCAGTCGGGCTTCATGCTGCTCGGGGCCTACGGCTTCGCGATCTCGGTCGGCCACGGCATCCCGCTCGTCGTCGCGGTGCTGATCGGCTTCGCGGCGGCGCTCGTCTTCGCGCTGGTGCTCGGGGCACCCACCCTGAAGCTGCGCGGTGACTACCTCGCGATCGTGACGATCTCGGCCGCCGAGATCATCAGGTACGTCGGCAGGTCGTCGCTGCTCACCGACTTCACCGGCGCGGCCCAGGGCCTCCAGGGCAAGTCGTACCGCGACCCGTTCACGAACCTCTCGTTCTTCGGCAGCGGCAACCTCACGCTCAGCGAGTTCAACTACCTCGACGTGGCCAACGGCTCGGCCGGTCTCCGCGTCGTGCTGTGGCTCGTGGCGCTCGGCCTGATCACGCTGGCCGTGCTGATCGCCCGCAAGGGCTGGATCGCCAACCGCACGGTCCGCCGGGCCAGCATCGTGGCGACCGTCCTGCTGTTCGTCTTCCTGGTGTTCTTCCTCTTCCCCGCGAACTACCAGAACACCGGGGTCAGCGGCTGGTGGGTGCGCTTCGTGGCCTGGGTCCTCGTGGGGATCTCGCTGCTCGTCGTGTTCCTGCTCGTGCGCAGCCCGTGGGGCCGCCTCCTGCGCGGGATCCGCGAGGACGAGGACGCGATCCGCAGCCTCGGCAAGAACGTCTTCGCGATCAAGATGCAGGCGCTCGTCATCGGCGGTCTCTTCGGTGCGCTGGGCGGCATGCTCTACGTCCTGCCGTCCTCGGTGCAGCCCGACTCCATGGGCCGCTCGCTGACGTTCTTCTGCTACACCGCGCTGCTCATCGGTGGCGCGGCCACCATCTTCGGTCCGGTGCTGGGCGCGGTGATCTTCTACTCCGCCCGCATCATGATCAAGGGCATCGCCAACGGCTACGTGCCCGACAGCATCATGAACGGCCAGCAGACCGAGCAGTTCTCGTTCATCGTCGTCGGTGTCGCGCTCATGCTGATCGTGATCTTCCGACCGCAGGGCATTCTGGGTGACAAGAGGGAGCTCCGGTTCAATGTCTGA
- a CDS encoding ABC transporter ATP-binding protein, with product MSESTSTQGVVHADPAARKALMSDVDRTPGAAKPDSILVVDNITRQFGGMTAVDVDHLEVQRGVITALIGPNGAGKTTFFNLITGFDRPTSAKTGAAWSFDGAKLDKTSASSVAKAGMVRTFQLTKALSRMTVIDNMMLGAQNQAGENLFKSVFKPLWGRQEKEIEAKAEELLARFKLLEKRDDYAGSLSGGQRKLLEMARALMSDPKMIMLDEPMAGVNPALTQSLLGHIQSLRDEGMTVLFVEHDMHVVRHISDWVAVMAEGRLVAEGPADSVMSDAAVIDAYLGAHHDTDLGDDALLSDEKMEEIAEEVAAEAAEREEA from the coding sequence ATGTCTGAGTCCACATCCACCCAGGGCGTCGTCCACGCCGACCCGGCCGCCCGCAAGGCGCTGATGTCGGACGTCGACCGGACCCCTGGTGCGGCCAAGCCCGACTCGATCCTCGTGGTCGACAACATCACCCGTCAGTTCGGCGGCATGACCGCCGTCGACGTCGACCACCTCGAGGTCCAGCGCGGGGTCATCACGGCCCTGATCGGTCCGAACGGTGCCGGCAAGACGACGTTCTTCAACCTGATCACCGGCTTCGACCGGCCCACGTCGGCCAAGACCGGCGCGGCGTGGTCCTTCGACGGCGCCAAGCTGGACAAGACGTCGGCCTCGAGCGTCGCGAAGGCCGGCATGGTCCGGACCTTCCAGCTCACCAAGGCGCTGAGCCGGATGACCGTCATCGACAACATGATGCTCGGGGCCCAGAACCAGGCCGGCGAGAACCTCTTCAAGTCGGTCTTCAAGCCGCTCTGGGGTCGTCAGGAGAAGGAGATCGAGGCCAAGGCCGAGGAGCTCCTGGCCCGCTTCAAGCTGCTCGAGAAGCGCGACGACTACGCCGGCAGCCTGTCCGGCGGCCAGCGCAAGCTGCTCGAGATGGCGCGCGCCCTGATGAGCGACCCCAAGATGATCATGCTCGACGAGCCGATGGCCGGGGTGAACCCTGCCCTGACGCAGTCGCTGCTGGGGCACATCCAGTCGCTGCGCGACGAGGGCATGACCGTGCTGTTCGTCGAGCACGACATGCACGTCGTCCGCCACATCTCCGACTGGGTCGCCGTGATGGCCGAGGGTCGCCTGGTCGCCGAGGGCCCCGCCGACAGCGTGATGTCGGACGCCGCGGTGATCGACGCCTATCTCGGTGCGCACCACGACACCGACCTCGGTGACGACGCGCTGCTGAGCGACGAGAAGATGGAAGAGATCGCCGAGGAAGTCGCCGCCGAGGCCGCCGAGCGTGAGGAAGCCTGA
- the polA gene encoding DNA polymerase I, with translation MTASPTETTRPRLLLLDGHSLAYRAFFALPVDNFSTTTGQHTNAVYGFTSMLINVLRDEVPTHVGVAFDKSRQTFRLEEYPDYKAKRNKTPDEFKSQLPLIQEVLDALHIGHLEMDGYEADDIIATLTTQAVAAGYEVLILTGDRDSLQLVSETSTVLYPMRGVSELARMTPEAVEAKYAVPPYRYPEIAALVGEDSDNLPGIPGVGPKTAAKWINQYDGLDNVITHADQITGKAGENLRAHLGDVIRNRHLNRLVVDLPLPVGPDDLVRQPWDRQEVHTLFDGLEFRVLRDRLFESLESEEEIDDSGFEMAGSVLAAGEVAAWLAEHATAEAGTRTGVSVGGTWGAGTGDVASVALAAQDGTAAWIDTTGLSPEDDTALAGWFADAATAKVLHDAKGPMLALAARGWPLAGLVSDTALAAYLCRPDQRSYELADLTLRYLKRELKGASADDGQGQLAFDDLEGDTAAADTAMLHARAVLDLAEAIDVELEERGGTQLLADVELPLVDLLTTMEQTGIAVDVDLLEALQAGFDTEVRAAAQAAYSAIGREVNLGSPKQLQVVLFDELNLPKTKRTKTGYTTDADALQSLALKSPHPFLESLLRHRDQIRLRQTIEGLLKTVAEDGRIHTTFNQTIAATGRLSSTDPNLQNIPIRTADGRRIREGFVVGRSPDGAPYESLMTADYSQIEMRIMAHLSEDALLIEAFRSGHDFHSITAARVFDVAAEDVSVEMRAKIKAMNYGLAYGLSAYGLSQQLGIEPGEARGLMDEYFQTFGGIRDYLGGIVEEARRSGFTETIWGRRRYLPDLTSDNRQRREMAERMALNAPIQGSAADLIKIAMLHVQEALTEAGLASRMLLQVHDELVFEVAPGERDTLEALVRDQMGGAADLAVPLDVSVGTGHSWHEAAH, from the coding sequence GTGACTGCCTCGCCCACGGAGACCACCCGCCCGCGCCTGCTGCTGCTCGATGGGCACTCGCTGGCCTACCGCGCCTTCTTCGCCCTCCCGGTGGACAACTTCTCCACCACGACCGGGCAGCACACCAACGCGGTCTACGGCTTCACCTCGATGCTCATCAACGTGCTGCGCGACGAGGTCCCCACGCACGTCGGGGTCGCCTTCGACAAGTCGCGCCAGACCTTCCGCCTCGAGGAGTACCCGGACTACAAGGCCAAGCGGAACAAGACCCCCGACGAGTTCAAGAGCCAGCTGCCGCTGATCCAGGAGGTCCTCGACGCCCTCCACATCGGCCACCTCGAGATGGACGGCTACGAGGCCGACGACATCATCGCGACGCTCACGACGCAGGCGGTGGCGGCGGGCTACGAGGTGCTCATCCTCACCGGCGACCGCGACTCCCTCCAGCTCGTGTCGGAGACGTCGACGGTGCTCTACCCGATGCGCGGCGTCAGCGAGCTGGCCCGGATGACCCCGGAGGCCGTCGAGGCGAAGTACGCCGTCCCGCCGTACCGCTACCCCGAGATCGCGGCCCTCGTCGGCGAGGACTCCGACAACCTGCCGGGCATCCCCGGCGTCGGCCCGAAGACCGCGGCCAAGTGGATCAACCAGTACGACGGCCTCGACAACGTGATCACCCACGCCGACCAGATCACCGGCAAGGCCGGCGAGAACCTCCGCGCCCACCTCGGCGACGTGATCCGCAACCGCCACCTCAACCGCCTCGTCGTGGACCTGCCCCTCCCGGTCGGCCCCGACGACCTGGTCCGCCAGCCGTGGGACCGCCAGGAGGTGCACACGCTCTTCGACGGCCTCGAGTTCCGGGTGCTCCGCGACCGCCTCTTCGAGTCGCTCGAGTCCGAGGAGGAGATCGACGACTCCGGCTTCGAGATGGCCGGCAGCGTCCTGGCCGCTGGCGAGGTCGCCGCCTGGCTGGCCGAGCACGCGACGGCGGAGGCGGGCACGCGCACCGGCGTCAGCGTCGGCGGCACCTGGGGCGCCGGCACGGGTGACGTCGCCTCGGTCGCCCTCGCCGCGCAGGACGGCACCGCCGCCTGGATCGACACCACCGGGCTCAGCCCGGAGGACGACACCGCCCTGGCCGGCTGGTTCGCCGACGCCGCCACCGCCAAGGTGCTGCACGACGCCAAGGGCCCGATGCTCGCGCTGGCCGCCCGCGGCTGGCCGCTGGCCGGGCTGGTCAGCGACACCGCGCTGGCGGCGTACCTCTGCCGTCCCGACCAGCGCTCCTACGAGCTGGCCGACCTGACCCTGCGCTACCTCAAGCGCGAGCTCAAGGGCGCCAGCGCCGACGACGGGCAGGGCCAGCTGGCCTTCGACGACCTCGAGGGCGACACCGCCGCGGCCGACACCGCGATGCTGCACGCGCGCGCGGTCCTCGACCTGGCCGAGGCCATCGACGTCGAGCTCGAGGAGCGTGGCGGCACCCAGCTGCTCGCCGACGTCGAGCTGCCGCTGGTCGACCTGCTCACGACGATGGAGCAGACCGGGATCGCGGTCGACGTGGACCTGCTCGAGGCGCTGCAGGCCGGCTTCGACACCGAGGTCCGCGCGGCCGCGCAGGCGGCGTACTCCGCCATCGGGCGCGAGGTGAACCTCGGCTCGCCCAAGCAGCTGCAGGTCGTGCTGTTCGACGAGCTCAACCTCCCCAAGACCAAGCGGACCAAGACCGGCTACACCACCGACGCCGACGCGCTGCAGTCGCTGGCGCTCAAGAGCCCGCACCCGTTCCTCGAGTCGTTGCTGCGCCACCGCGACCAGATCCGGCTGCGCCAGACGATCGAGGGCCTGCTCAAGACGGTCGCGGAGGACGGTCGCATCCACACGACCTTCAACCAGACGATCGCGGCGACCGGGCGGCTCTCGAGCACCGACCCCAACCTGCAGAACATCCCGATCCGCACCGCCGACGGCCGCCGGATCCGCGAGGGCTTCGTGGTGGGCCGGAGCCCGGACGGCGCGCCCTACGAGTCGCTGATGACGGCGGACTACAGCCAGATCGAGATGCGGATCATGGCGCACCTCTCCGAGGACGCCCTGCTGATCGAGGCCTTCCGCTCCGGCCACGACTTCCACTCGATCACAGCGGCCCGCGTCTTCGACGTGGCGGCCGAGGACGTGTCGGTCGAGATGCGCGCCAAGATCAAGGCGATGAACTACGGCCTGGCCTACGGGCTGTCGGCCTACGGCCTGAGCCAGCAGCTCGGCATCGAGCCGGGCGAGGCGCGGGGCCTGATGGACGAGTACTTCCAGACCTTCGGCGGCATCCGCGACTACCTCGGCGGCATCGTCGAGGAGGCCCGGCGCTCGGGCTTCACCGAGACCATCTGGGGCCGCCGCCGCTACCTGCCCGACCTCACCAGCGACAACCGCCAGCGGCGCGAGATGGCCGAGCGGATGGCGCTGAACGCGCCCATCCAGGGCTCGGCCGCGGACCTCATCAAGATCGCGATGCTGCACGTCCAGGAGGCGCTCACCGAGGCCGGGCTGGCCTCACGGATGCTGCTGCAGGTCCACGACGAGCTCGTGTTCGAGGTCGCGCCGGGGGAGCGGGACACCCTCGAGGCGCTGGTGCGCGACCAGATGGGCGGAGCGGCCGACCTGGCGGTGCCGCTCGACGTGTCGGTCGGCACCGGGCACAGCTGGCACGAGGCCGCGCACTAG
- a CDS encoding ABC transporter substrate-binding protein, which yields MNRSTTATWTKLMAGTAALGFVLTACGSSDESPDAKDSSSSSPSASSSESASGSTDETFTNDKCKSGQTSADTFKVGGILPLTGNLAYLGPPEIAGVGLAVSEINAAGGVDGAKACHDIQDSGDSTDMSISTSSAGTLVAGKPSVVIGAASSSVSLNVVDTFADNKIVEVSPANTAVDLSGYSPYYFRTAPPDGIQGNALGTLISTDGYTKVAFLVFNDTYGTGLRNAVQETIEAAGGQVVYGGKGDGDEFPAGQTTFSSEVSGALAAKPDAIVVLAFDETKQIIPELASQGWDMSKVYLSDGNTADYSKDFEPGTLEGAQGTIPGADPDATFKDRLNGWAEVGEGKPLSDYAYGAESYDATILAALAAVKGGDTSSETIQQNFADVSGATDGEECTSYADCVALLGDGKEIKYTGPSGIGPIDDQNDPSSAFVGIFKYNADNKNELSTSVEGSK from the coding sequence GTGAATCGATCCACCACCGCCACATGGACCAAGCTGATGGCCGGCACCGCCGCGCTCGGCTTCGTCCTGACTGCCTGCGGGTCCAGCGACGAATCGCCGGACGCCAAGGACAGCAGCTCGAGCAGCCCCTCCGCGTCGTCGTCCGAGTCCGCCAGCGGATCCACCGACGAAACGTTCACGAACGACAAGTGCAAGTCGGGCCAGACCAGCGCCGACACGTTCAAGGTCGGCGGCATCCTGCCGCTCACCGGCAACCTCGCCTACCTCGGCCCGCCCGAGATCGCGGGCGTCGGCCTGGCGGTCTCCGAGATCAACGCCGCGGGCGGTGTCGACGGCGCCAAGGCGTGCCACGACATCCAGGACTCCGGTGACTCGACCGACATGTCGATCTCCACCTCGTCCGCCGGCACGCTCGTCGCCGGCAAGCCCTCCGTCGTCATCGGTGCCGCCTCCTCGAGCGTCTCGCTCAACGTGGTCGACACCTTCGCCGACAACAAGATCGTCGAGGTCTCCCCGGCCAACACCGCCGTCGACCTCAGCGGCTACTCGCCCTACTACTTCCGGACGGCTCCGCCGGACGGCATCCAGGGCAACGCGCTCGGCACCCTGATCAGCACCGACGGCTACACGAAGGTCGCCTTCCTGGTGTTCAACGACACCTACGGCACCGGCCTGCGCAACGCGGTCCAGGAGACCATCGAGGCCGCCGGCGGCCAGGTCGTGTACGGCGGCAAGGGTGACGGCGACGAGTTCCCGGCCGGCCAGACGACGTTCTCGTCCGAGGTCAGCGGTGCGCTCGCAGCCAAGCCCGACGCCATCGTCGTGCTCGCCTTCGACGAGACCAAGCAGATCATCCCCGAGCTCGCCTCGCAGGGCTGGGACATGTCGAAGGTCTACCTGTCGGACGGCAACACCGCCGACTACAGCAAGGACTTCGAGCCGGGCACCCTCGAGGGCGCCCAGGGCACCATCCCCGGTGCCGACCCGGACGCCACGTTCAAGGACCGCCTCAACGGGTGGGCCGAGGTCGGCGAGGGCAAGCCCCTCTCCGACTACGCGTACGGTGCGGAGTCCTACGACGCCACCATCCTCGCGGCCCTCGCGGCCGTGAAGGGCGGCGACACCAGCTCCGAGACGATCCAGCAGAACTTCGCTGACGTCTCCGGCGCGACCGACGGCGAGGAGTGCACGTCCTACGCGGACTGTGTCGCCCTGCTCGGCGACGGCAAGGAGATCAAGTACACCGGTCCTTCGGGCATCGGTCCGATCGACGACCAGAACGACCCGTCGTCGGCCTTCGTCGGCATCTTCAAGTACAACGCCGACAACAAGAACGAGCTGTCCACCTCGGTGGAGGGCTCCAAGTGA
- a CDS encoding polysaccharide biosynthesis protein: MTTTTTAAATGGLRGLLRGSAGIAVAMAVMNVATYAFQMVAARVLGPAAYGAIASLMALLMVIAVLQLGLQATAARRISATPENVAQIEHVIMGVTYRAAFGLGAVMLVASPAVWVLLRLDSVLPAILLAISAVPLTIMGGQAGILQGERRWGPLAAIYLGVGVPRVLIGTICIAISPTETSAMLGVMIGLFVPALAGWWALRRGREAGATSDLHEARPMAGETARNSAALLAFFVLSNADIVVARNVLDSHAAGLYAGGLILTKAVLFLPQFVVVVAFPSMSTVEERRKALLRSLALVLGLGVLCTLGALVLSGVAMVFVGGSDYDEIQSRLWAFAVLGTLLSMLQLLVYSVLARQGTRSTWFVWAAVLALLLASVWVATLGGLLALVVVVDGALFALLLALSLWRMRAPAAPAA; the protein is encoded by the coding sequence GTGACGACGACCACCACCGCGGCCGCAACCGGCGGCCTGCGGGGACTCCTCCGCGGCAGCGCCGGGATCGCCGTGGCGATGGCGGTCATGAACGTCGCGACCTACGCCTTCCAGATGGTCGCCGCGCGGGTGCTCGGCCCGGCGGCGTACGGCGCCATCGCCAGCCTGATGGCGCTGCTGATGGTCATCGCGGTGCTCCAGCTCGGTCTGCAGGCCACCGCCGCCCGCCGGATCTCCGCGACGCCCGAGAACGTCGCCCAGATCGAGCACGTCATCATGGGCGTGACCTACCGCGCGGCGTTCGGCCTCGGCGCGGTCATGCTCGTCGCCTCCCCCGCCGTCTGGGTGCTGCTGCGCCTCGACAGCGTGCTGCCGGCGATCCTGCTCGCGATCTCGGCGGTGCCCCTGACGATCATGGGCGGCCAGGCCGGCATCCTGCAGGGCGAGCGCCGCTGGGGGCCGCTCGCGGCGATCTACCTCGGCGTCGGCGTCCCCCGGGTGCTGATCGGCACGATCTGCATCGCGATCAGCCCCACCGAGACCAGCGCCATGCTCGGCGTGATGATCGGGCTGTTCGTCCCCGCCCTCGCCGGGTGGTGGGCGCTGCGCCGCGGCCGCGAGGCCGGCGCCACCAGCGACCTGCACGAGGCCCGGCCGATGGCCGGCGAGACCGCCCGCAACTCTGCCGCGCTGCTGGCCTTCTTCGTGCTCTCCAACGCCGACATCGTCGTGGCCCGCAACGTGCTCGACTCCCACGCCGCCGGGTTGTACGCCGGCGGCCTGATCCTCACCAAGGCGGTGCTCTTCCTGCCGCAGTTCGTCGTGGTGGTCGCGTTCCCGTCGATGTCGACGGTCGAGGAGCGCCGCAAGGCGCTGCTCCGCAGCCTGGCCCTGGTGCTCGGGCTCGGGGTGCTGTGCACGCTCGGGGCCCTGGTGCTCTCGGGCGTCGCGATGGTCTTCGTCGGCGGCTCGGACTACGACGAGATCCAGTCGCGGCTGTGGGCCTTCGCGGTCCTCGGCACCCTGCTCTCGATGCTCCAGCTGCTGGTCTACTCGGTGCTCGCCCGCCAGGGCACCCGCTCGACGTGGTTCGTCTGGGCCGCCGTGCTGGCGCTGCTCCTCGCGAGCGTCTGGGTCGCCACGCTCGGCGGCCTGCTCGCGCTGGTCGTCGTCGTGGACGGCGCGCTCTTCGCCCTGCTGCTGGCGCTCAGCCTGTGGCGGATGCGTGCGCCGGCGGCACCGGCCGCCTGA